One Lycium barbarum isolate Lr01 chromosome 5, ASM1917538v2, whole genome shotgun sequence genomic window carries:
- the LOC132639243 gene encoding uncharacterized protein LOC132639243, with the protein MVEKNQLLEADKAGLSQDNARFSSRLGELEATISQLRSELNSVKVDAVKMAERHRVLESKNAKDKEKLRLVEQKAEDRARICDELKSKFEEAAEANDILKAELESATQFQGILDGKRSELAAKLAKAEADLEESLKDMEAAEARTTIAVEYERWKSRRVTLEQAQQGLGDLPALILEARTIEKEAKKYLDPESEDSERTVSENSGSSRTG; encoded by the coding sequence ATGGTTGAAAAGAACCAGCTCCTGGAAGCGGATAAGGCCGGCCTTAGCCAAGACAATGCTCGTTTTTCTTCGAGGCTTGGTGAACTCGAGGCCACTATCTCTCAACTTCGAAGTGAGCTTAATTCGGTCAAGGTCGATGCTGTGAAGATGGCAGAGAGGCATCGGGTGCTTGAATCCAAGAACGCTAAGGACAAAGAGAAGTTGAGGTTAGTTGAGCAGAAAGCCGAGGATAGGGCCCGGATTTGTGATGAGCTCAAAAGTAAATTCGAGGAGGCAGCCGAGGCCAATGACATTCTTAAGGCCGAGCTTGAGTCGGCTACTCAATTTCAAGGAATTCTCGACGGAAAGAGATCAGAATTAGCGGCTAAATTGGCCAAAGCTGAGGCCGACTTAGAAGAGTCTCTTAAGGAcatggaggctgccgaggctcgtACCACGATTGCGGTTGaatatgaacggtggaagtctcggagggttACCCTTGAACAAGCTCAACAAGGATTAGGGGACCTCCCGGCTCTGATACTCGAAGCCAGAACAATCGAGAAGGAGGCTAAGAAATACCTCGACCCTGAGTCTGAGGACTCCGAGCGAACAGTTTCCGAGAACTCCGGCTCCAGTCGTACCGGGTAG